GTTCTAGCGTTGGTGAAGTTCAGTTTGTTTTTCTGGATTCTTGAATACTttgtatgataaaaaaaagggttTAAATGCgtgaaatgaaactttgaaactGTATACTTTTTGACAGCATCTATTTGGTCCTTGCTGAAGTCATTGCTATTCTGATGAGACTGGCTTCCATCTTTGGAGGCAGTTTGACGCTTCCGAAGATCAGGTTCGCCTTCAGATTTCTGATTTTGCTTCGAATTCATTGATAATTTCACTAACAGATCTGTgacaataagaaaattaaagttAGTCACGTTTCCTTTTTGACACTCAAGGTTATGAGGTTGGAGACAACTAAGAAGTTGATTAAACCGGTTAACTTCTTTATGATGGTGGTagataaatgaaattaaatactGAACAAGTGATATGAACCGACTatttagagagaaaaatgtatgtGAATTTAATAACGACGGTCATTTTTTTCCGTGCGCAGTTACGTAAATTCCGAGTAACGAATGTAGTCAAATATCGATGGAATATAATTTCGCGTGGTATAAGATAATTGATTTGTATTGCGCAGGTAATCAAACTAGACCACGTACCCTCAGCTTTTTTCGTTGGAAAAAGCCTCTGAGCTTTTTGGATGAATTTCTCGGCCTTGTCACATTTTCCCTCGATAATAAACTGCTCGGCTAATTCTAAACATCGTTCTGCTTCGTCTTTGTTGCTGTCCATTATTGTTTCCACAGAAAACAGACCAAATGCTTGAGTTTTAACCGTGACAGGGCGGAATGTggcggaaaataaataaaaccacaGTCACCtggttattaatttttcatcacggtCAATCCTACACGTTTACGTCACCGCCTACGTCAGTATCGCCTCGGAACTTGCAAAACTCTAGAGAGTAGAGTCGTTACTCTGCACATGGTCTGCAATCTGCACAAACTACATTTTAATAGTAAATACACGGCTTGCGTTCCGAAATATGCTACGAATTACGAATAGGCAGAAAGTAATCCGTAGTAGTTCGCAGCATGAAAGGAATTCGCAGAGAGCTCGTCGGGTCAGAGAGATTTCTCTCGGGTTGAGTCTTTGGATTCGGCTCTCACGACTGCTCACGACCGTGGTGTGAGTAGCGAATGTTTACTCGTTTCCACGCTGGTTTCATAATGCCTCGCATTTTTTCGTATGAATTTGCCCCATGTCAAATCCCATGCATTTTTGTTAGGATAATTATAGGTTGAGATTAACAGCATGGATTACATGGATATTGCGAAAAATGAAGACGGCTTAGAACCGCAGGTGAGTTAAATCAGGAGGTTAAAATTCAGCGCTGATTATTCAATGTTAATTAGCCGAAAGTTAGGTTAGCTCAGATTTTCCGTAGGTTATGTTGTACCGACGTTTGCTCAACGCATTTTATACCCCCTGAGATATTGTCATTTAGGCAGATATTTGGAAACACAATGCTCTCCATATTTAACATCGAAAAACGCATATCATCCCCGGTAATTATTCTTCGTTTAGCTTCTAAGCCTGTGTGAATATCTGTGAAGCATTTCATCCACATTTACACTATTACTTAATACTTAAAACTAAtagcaaataaatttttacaggaTGCAAATCACAGGGTGGAAAAGCTCAAGGAAGCACACCTTTTGTTAAAGAAAAAACTCAGCTTATCCCAGTGAGTTTCGCTACTGAATATAGCTGCTATAGATTTATAAATCTGTTGAGaggtataaattaaatttttctcatctgtTGCAGCGAATTAATAAAGCAATATAATGACAAATTAAAGGAATGTCAAGAAGTCAATACTGAATTGGAAGTAACCAAGCATAATGCAGAAACAATAACACAAAAGCATAGTTCAAGCTTGATTAAAATCACGCAATTATCACAAGTGAGTACCGAAAGTTTCAATGATCTCCTACAAAATAGTTCGGAATTCCATTCAAATTATCATTCCATGCACAAACTCAACATTGATGAAGAGactgtttttatttctagGAAAATGATGAGTACCGCCAAAagattgagaatttttcaaagacgATATCGGATCAGGAAATCAAAATTGCAGCAGATCGACAGCATGTACAACAGCTTATGTGCAAAATGCAGGAGTCGGAGCAGATGCACTTATCGGAATCTAAAAAAGTGAATCACTGGAAAGGTACGACATATGCTGTGTCCACATTTTTTGAGTTTACTGCTGTTTCACTTATGTTTCCTGAAACACGAAGTttctatcatttttatttttttttattttagagAAAGCAAAGATGTTAGAAAACCAGTTGAAGGAAGTCAAAAAGTTACACGAAGTTCAAATTAAAGAAAAGGAAACGCAAATCGACGTTCTAAAAACTGCTGGCActgtgaaaaatcaaactaaaAAGGGTATGTATGCTTAAGAAACCAGCGTCTTGTTTTACTCGTCATCAATATTGCCATCACAAATAATTACTCAATATTCTGCTTACAGAAACCAAGATCACACACGAGAAATCTACGTGTATCGGTAATGAACTTGAACCAGTCATATTGAGACCGAAAATGGTGGACAAATGCGTATTGACGAACGATTTTTACAGCATAAAAGATGATCCGTACCCtctattttgtacaaaatgtgAAGTAAAATTGGACCCTGCTCCATTGGACCAGATACTCGACAAGATGTCAACCTGTCCTGATCTCATCACAGAAGTTACATCCCCCCCTAGAAAACCTAGTAAGCACATTtgttacttattttttatgtGGATTGAGGATCGTTTCAGCAATGAACCTATAATTTCAGTGATCACCAGACCGCACACAAACCCTCAAGATTCAGTACAAAGGGAATTGATACAGCCTGAAGCCATAAGTGACAATGTATGCACTCTAAGTCAAAATTTGGAACATACAGAGAAGATTTCTGACATATCAAAGTCCGATTTCAAGCGATTGGAGCATAAAATTTGCCTGCTTGAACGGGAGctgcaaaaaacgagaaagaaagatatGCGAATCAGAAATCAATGTTCCAGTTGCCAGCATCTCAAAAACTGTTACGTAGCGCCACCCTAtcataatatatttcaatctGGAGCTATGATGCAAACTCAAGCTGAATTtctagaatttaaaaattggcaACAAGGTTTGATAAATCGGAAGAGAAGGTGCCCAATTAATAGCCAAAAATCTGGTAGGCGTCGAAAAAAGTGgatgagaaaacaaaaattgcaaGACGGTACATCAGAATGGCACATTGATCCTATTCCAGTAAGAGAACCTATAGATTTCAATCATGGCAATATGCTTAGAACGCATTCTGAGACATCGAACGACCAATTAAGAGCCAAATCACCTCTGTTGAACTGTCAAGAGACGAAGATTAAGTCATCGAAGCGCCACAAGAAAAGAACTAAGGAACTATTGAACTTATTTTCTACGAGCTCATGTGCCACGTCACCAAGTCATTCAGATCTTGATTCAGATGTATTCATGGATGAAGAACTTTGCGACAAAAAGCAAATGGACTCGCCGGAATCTGATTTGTCCATGGATCGAGAAATAGTTAGAAATTCTGATAGAACGTCCGAACATTTACTTACAAGTGAACCGGTAGAATGTATTTCTAATGAACAAATTAAAAGTGTGAAGAAATCACAGCGAAAGTCGACAAAACTTTCGTTAGTGAGAAAAATgaggaatttaaaaaagatcTGCAGTGACACAAAGCCTCCAATAAAGAATGTTGTATCTGTAAGCAACAAAAAACCACATTTAGTCCATACTCAAGTGACTGTACAGAATTCAAATATCAATAACGAACGTGGAAATGATGTTGGTTCAACTCatttagttgaaaataaagCAAGTTTGAATGTCAACAATGATTACAGCCATGCGAAGAAACATAGAATAGCGCATACCACTCGCAAACCAGGAAACAGATCTCTCTATGGTGTGATTTCCAATTCATCAGGATTACCAAAGATTATagaatcagaaaaatcttCGTTCGAAGATAAGTCTgtcaacaataatacattggATAATTCTGAGGGTGAAAATGCTGCAGCAGTTGAAGTATCCAATGGCTGTATAGGTAATACAGAAAGGACCAGTTACAAGAGAGATTTCAATTCCTTAGCTGGGTACGAAGGTGAAAATAGATCAAATGATATCAGTGATACTGAATTCCCTTCATTGGCAACTAAACCGAGTGTCACATGCAGAAATGGCAACACTGACAAAATTAGGTCCAATGATCGGACAGATATGAAGGAATCTGTTGTGAATAAAACTTCAGTTAACAAGGATGTGATTTCTCGTCAACCATCTATTGTTATACCCAGAATGTATTTTGACGTTGCCGGTGTTGTAAATTCCTCCAGTGGTATGCAATGCTCAGAGAGTATCGAGACAAGAAAAGACTCACCTGTACCTAATTCTGATGAAGTTAGCAAAATCGATACACCGCTAAGAATCTTAAGATCTAAAACCAAAGTCAAAAGGTCTAATAGTACAATATCGTCAAGCACCGAGCCTACACAAACTACTGAAGATGCAGTTAACCGAAATCCCACACCTAATAAGCCTAAGAGAATATCACAGTTAACAAACGTGGAACTTGCATCCCACAGTGATGTTATTCATTCACCAGAGTCTCTTGATAATGATGGTGTGTTAGAGGTAGAATTAGATGTTCATGATACTTCTATTTCGGTCGAATCTGATGAATGTGAAGACTCGAAGAACAAATCATTCAACAATGAGAACGCTGTTCCCATATTGGCGAAGCGACCAtataaaaagagaagaagagttGATTTGTCAACTCCTAGTCCCATCAGAGAGTTAAGATCAAGGAGTATATTGTTGAGCccttcaaaaaattcattaaaacaTGACGGTGAGGAAACGAATAACGAGATTGCATCAAATGCCACAGAGTTAGAGTTAGCAAAGTGTAATGTCAATATGCAATGCAACAAAAGCTTTGGTCCAATATCATTGCTCGAGCAATATTTAACGGAACAAAAGTCCAGTACATGcaagaaattcaataaaaagCTACAGCAAAGAAAGGGTAAGTTCATACTCGTAATGCTAAAAACGAAAGTTGTCCACTGTCCACCCCTGTGGTtttacgttaaaaaaaaattcttttcagaAAATCTAGTCTTAAAGGAATTGTCTGAATTAGTTGTAAACGAGGAATGGACAAAAATCGCACTTTCAAATGCGACTGAAAGGCTTTCACACTTCAAAAAACATACATTAGCAAAGTGAGTTCGCATTTTCACTCTCCTTGACAAATTTCTATGCAGGTATTATCAGACTATATGCACGTATTTAACCACTTCTTGCAGGTGTACAGTTGACTTCTTGTGCACAAAAGCAATGGAACATGAGTTGTTGGATCGTACTTATACACCTCCAGCTCCGATattgtcaaaaacacaacagcGAATTATCACTATGCTGATTGTCCTAAATCGAACGATACCTGACCTAATCACACTTGTTCAAACTGGGATTGAGTATAAGCTTTTCCGGCTGGGTTTCGCACCTGAGGTCGATTATTGcacaaattatattaatgacAACAACATGCTAGACAACTTTGCACTATTCTCTGAAAATCatttataaagaaaataagattATTAACAAGTTTCCAAAAATATCTGATTCTGTAAAATAACAGAGTTCCAAATAAATCAAAGAAATTCAGAGAagaatttgtacaaatttcagGTAGAAGTTGTCGAAGAACTAGTACGCGTATTCACTGCATTGGCTCGAATACAGAAAGACagggaaaaaattagaattctATGCTGCGATGCTATATATTGCCTTGGGATGAAGGCAATCCCTCTCGTGTACACCGTTCTTATTAGTTGGCCTGAAGTATTACCCATGGCTGGAACAAGCAATGGTAGGAGTTTTACTTATTTACTCATGCGACGAACTCCCAGATCTTTTTCAATCACCCAAAAGAAGAATAGAATATATcctatttaattattatggaTACCGTTTCCAGATCCACTGCTTCTGTGCCTAACTCAGGCGATAGTTATGCAGACCGGCGATACATCATTCCCCAAGTTCTTACCCCTGAAAAAGCTTCTTTCCGGCTATTATAAGTACACGTCTGACGACCCTTTCTATACAAAATTAACGCAGAATTTTATGACTGCTTTAAAAGGTAGATATGGTGAACGtttaatacattatataattcaaaataataatacctaCTACACTCTGTAATACATGTAGTACAATTATTGTGGTTTGAATATTTCGATTTCAGATAAACGTCAAAACGGTTTGGATACAGCAATAATACTTCTTGCTAAAAAGAAAGGTGCAATTTGGGcttataagaatattattcaGGGTGGCTTGTTGCAGATGATCATTGAAAGGGTTCATCCGTCTATATACGATGCCTTTTGTCTCCTAGGTTTGTATCGTTTGACGTTATGATAGCTTTACGTCTAAGACGATAAAAACATCAGAAAATGTGTTTCAGGTTACATAATGCGATCATTTTCGGTAAATGACAAGGAAGGTTTCGTGAAAAACATCCTTGAACAGCTGTGTGCGCTCATGGTATCTGGAGAAGGTAAATTTGTTTGACAATTATCTGTATTCAAGTTTGTACCTGATGATACTTGAACAGAAAATCTGATattatggaaaaattgtttacagGTTCGATGCAACAGCAAGAAGGTGTTGCAACAGCACTGATAAGCTTAAATCGACACAAATTAGATGTCGTGGCAAAGACTCTTTTAAATTGGAAACCTTGCGAGCCGATTTCGGAACCAACGACTCAACTGCTGACTAACTTGTTCCGTATACACCAAACAAAGTGGTGGCTTAAATTTATCCGAAAGAACTCTATAACATTATCTATCGATGCAAAGATGTGATCCAAACCAGGTTTGCCATATATATTATTGCAGTTTATTTCAGATGTTTACGATGATTTACTTTCATTTACTCAATACCTGATTCACACATTTCCTCTGAGTATTAAGGTTCAGAGTTTCTGATCAGTATACCAAACAGGGGCTTTAGTAATGGTTATAATCGCATCACCTAATCAATAAACTCCCTAAAGCAACACGACATGaagataattttaatttttatttatttatactttgGATGCAaggtaattaaaattaaaattacgtgggtaatttgaaattttaataactcAGTGGTTGAATGATTACATAACATTTGCTCAGTTTTTACTCTTTGCTTGTAGATCTTGAACTACAACGAAAACGTTCATGTAATATAGCTGTAATACTTACAGGCAATATCGTAAgtacaataaatttcaattcaacatttttatattattgcTACTTTataattctcatttttctgTCATATTATTCATGTAAATGTCAACAATGTTTTCAAGTATACTTTGTAAAATGTAGTTTCAAACGATACAATATATCATACATACGTTTTCGACATGAGAAAACCGTGTATCGACCGTCATATTGTCATATATCTTCAAATAAGTGATAAAAGTATGGTACTTTTCATGATATATGATACGGAACgcaaataacgaaaaaattgattagatTGATCGAGGATCGGAAGGTTGCTTGACCTAGATCCTGTATCTGTAGTAACATCAGCAGGTTACTGACCGATTACCTAGATCCTGTATCTCTAATAACATGGGCTGACGAGTACGTGGTAACAAGTAGAGATGAAGCAATTCCGATAAGACGGGGTacgacataaaaaaaaatcggctcGCTACGACGTTCAATGAGTATGCAAAAGATTCTAGTCATTCGCATATACAAGACTAATCATCTTTCAATATAGGGTAGAGTTCGCGACGTCGCAGCAGgagaagaaacggaaaaaaaaacatgattatTAATTGGatattacgtgtatatatgcataGTACCAGTCAAGagtaataaaactaaaaattgtggtaaataaattaaattcaattattttttatgctACTAAACATTTGGGAAACAAGATTACAagttctctttctttttcgttcattttttttttttttttttttttttttttttcacttttaataataatattttaacataTATTCGTAAGCTTCCATACGCAGAGCACACtggtacatgtatatttttttacaaaaataattaacaatgtttttttacaacattgtcgattaatgatttttcattttttactttttctttctttctagCTAATAAGGTTAGCAGCTTCCTTTGgatttagttatttatttattactatttattAGTTTCAATGACGATTGCGTCACTTTGGTACATATACAACTGACAGCTTTAACCACAAGTATGTAAGGTGTAACGATGtatattttgcaaactttaatgaaataaacaaCAGTAGAACGAAGAAAAACCACACCCCTCTGCACAATCAATTTTACCTACCGGGCAACGAAGAATTAACAAATTGTAATATTGGTATTTTTGTAACCGATTTTACACGgcagaaaatatattaaattttttcatcattattattccaaaattaatcAGCAAAAAAATCTAGATTGTACAACAGCGGGGCGTGGTGTGATtattagaaacaaaaagatACATATGGTGCTGTCTGATGTATTCAAATGCCACCACTGTCTTCACGtgttattaaatatattagaTCACGTTACAGGTTCGTTAATAACTCTACTACGATTTTGGTACTGTATTATAAGTCGAGAATATCGTCATTACCGATCTACATACGTAGTTTAGTTTTAttacgttcttttttttctcgcagtCGACTGAGTTAGACAAAAGTTAGGAAAAAAGAGTAGAAAAACAAAGGCCACTGCCGGCTCTGCACGTCACACGCTTCATTCAATTTCTCCCATCACGCATTCGCTCACGTATATCATCAATCGCACCGCATAACATGTTGCAACATGTCCTTATAAAAagttattacaattattatactattattaataataataataaattaggAACCAAGTACAATATAAtaaagaataatgaaaagttAAATAAGAATACAATATTTACGTTTACCTATtactatttataaattttactttacttttatttttactttcttcaaCTCCTTTATCGTATGATTCTCTTTAtacaggggaaaaaaaatattccgaggCTACGCGATTtgtgtttgtattttttcttttaattttttctacgacCTCTTTCTCTGTTATATCAACGAGTTAGGTCTAATTTAAATACTGggggaaaataattgattgcaATTATTACAAAGTAATAATTGTCacttaaattatttatatacttatatataaatataaatatataaatagatttatatgtatagatacgCAAATAGAAGGGGAGGAAAACAgaacagatttaaaaaaacatggaaaaaaaaatttgaaaaaaacacaaaggaaaagaaagagaagtaAATATCTGTTCCTGAAGTATTATCTACAAATATACAAATCATCAATTGGATATTTCATGTTATTATGTTAATCctatgaaataattatatacgttACAGGCTAAATTAAATTAgcgttttatttatatataataataataataatgatgatgatgatgatgatgataataataataatatatttcgtaATACGAAACAACAATAGATTGGTGTTCTGCAAGGGAATCACttttttgtaattgatttaatataatagcaataataacAGACTCGACATTTTGTTCGTTTCGCGTGTACATATGTAATATAAGTTAGGCACGTGGGCAGCCCTAAAGATAATTTACTATTTACAAAAGAGGCCCGCCTCACTCGCGTTTACTACGCTTTCAATTATAAAgtgaattttgtattatagAAATTCATACTTGTGGCTGCtacaagtaaaaattcataaccaTAGGCACCGAccataattataatttaaaaattataaaaattaatccgTATTCGGGAGCGGAACGAcacagaaaaattgtaataaaaaataaatatgaatgaatGAGCGAATGAAACTGaactttaattattataaacatttttgacctattttatttgtaccgttaaa
The Neodiprion fabricii isolate iyNeoFabr1 chromosome 1, iyNeoFabr1.1, whole genome shotgun sequence DNA segment above includes these coding regions:
- the LOC124180505 gene encoding uncharacterized protein LOC124180505 encodes the protein MDYMDIAKNEDGLEPQDANHRVEKLKEAHLLLKKKLSLSHELIKQYNDKLKECQEVNTELEVTKHNAETITQKHSSSLIKITQLSQENDEYRQKIENFSKTISDQEIKIAADRQHVQQLMCKMQESEQMHLSESKKVNHWKEKAKMLENQLKEVKKLHEVQIKEKETQIDVLKTAGTVKNQTKKETKITHEKSTCIGNELEPVILRPKMVDKCVLTNDFYSIKDDPYPLFCTKCEVKLDPAPLDQILDKMSTCPDLITEVTSPPRKPMITRPHTNPQDSVQRELIQPEAISDNVCTLSQNLEHTEKISDISKSDFKRLEHKICLLERELQKTRKKDMRIRNQCSSCQHLKNCYVAPPYHNIFQSGAMMQTQAEFLEFKNWQQGLINRKRRCPINSQKSGRRRKKWMRKQKLQDGTSEWHIDPIPVREPIDFNHGNMLRTHSETSNDQLRAKSPLLNCQETKIKSSKRHKKRTKELLNLFSTSSCATSPSHSDLDSDVFMDEELCDKKQMDSPESDLSMDREIVRNSDRTSEHLLTSEPVECISNEQIKSVKKSQRKSTKLSLVRKMRNLKKICSDTKPPIKNVVSVSNKKPHLVHTQVTVQNSNINNERGNDVGSTHLVENKASLNVNNDYSHAKKHRIAHTTRKPGNRSLYGVISNSSGLPKIIESEKSSFEDKSVNNNTLDNSEGENAAAVEVSNGCIGNTERTSYKRDFNSLAGYEGENRSNDISDTEFPSLATKPSVTCRNGNTDKIRSNDRTDMKESVVNKTSVNKDVISRQPSIVIPRMYFDVAGVVNSSSGMQCSESIETRKDSPVPNSDEVSKIDTPLRILRSKTKVKRSNSTISSSTEPTQTTEDAVNRNPTPNKPKRISQLTNVELASHSDVIHSPESLDNDGVLEVELDVHDTSISVESDECEDSKNKSFNNENAVPILAKRPYKKRRRVDLSTPSPIRELRSRSILLSPSKNSLKHDGEETNNEIASNATELELAKCNVNMQCNKSFGPISLLEQYLTEQKSSTCKKFNKKLQQRKENLVLKELSELVVNEEWTKIALSNATERLSHFKKHTLAKCTVDFLCTKAMEHELLDRTYTPPAPILSKTQQRIITMLIVLNRTIPDLITLVQTGIEYKLFRLGFAPEVEVVEELVRVFTALARIQKDREKIRILCCDAIYCLGMKAIPLVYTVLISWPEVLPMAGTSNDPLLLCLTQAIVMQTGDTSFPKFLPLKKLLSGYYKYTSDDPFYTKLTQNFMTALKDKRQNGLDTAIILLAKKKGAIWAYKNIIQGGLLQMIIERVHPSIYDAFCLLGYIMRSFSVNDKEGFVKNILEQLCALMVSGEGSMQQQEGVATALISLNRHKLDVVAKTLLNWKPCEPISEPTTQLLTNLFRIHQTKWWLKFIRKNSITLSIDAKM